A window of the Acidithiobacillus thiooxidans ATCC 19377 genome harbors these coding sequences:
- a CDS encoding YceI family protein, with amino-acid sequence MQNKRSKQLLIISISLGLGLGMMQEAAQAATTAPATAAVGHYHALTGNPSGTYQIDPEHSAAYFTIGHVGIGPFSGRFNKISGTYTVNTQDPAKDTAKIVIPAASIFTNFAPRDKYLRSPTFFDVKKYPDVTFVSTRYQPISKTTGDLYGKLTLHGVTRAIMFRVRETGAGDVKYLPKPWGGYLSGFVAVTTIQRSNYGMKAYLPEGLSNKVHIRVEIEGKKIA; translated from the coding sequence ATGCAAAACAAGCGTTCAAAACAATTACTCATCATTTCCATCAGCTTGGGTCTGGGTTTGGGGATGATGCAGGAAGCGGCCCAGGCGGCGACAACGGCGCCGGCCACAGCTGCGGTGGGGCACTACCACGCGCTGACGGGTAACCCGAGTGGCACCTATCAGATTGATCCAGAGCATTCCGCTGCTTATTTTACCATTGGTCATGTGGGTATTGGCCCCTTTAGCGGACGTTTCAACAAGATTTCCGGTACTTATACCGTTAACACTCAGGATCCGGCCAAAGACACGGCCAAAATTGTCATCCCGGCGGCCAGCATTTTTACAAACTTCGCCCCTCGCGATAAATATCTCCGCAGCCCGACCTTTTTTGATGTCAAAAAATATCCTGACGTGACTTTTGTCAGCACCCGTTATCAGCCGATCAGCAAAACGACGGGCGATCTCTATGGCAAGTTGACCCTGCATGGTGTTACCCGGGCGATAATGTTTCGGGTCAGGGAAACCGGCGCTGGCGATGTGAAATATCTTCCCAAGCCTTGGGGGGGGTATTTGTCCGGATTTGTCGCCGTTACTACCATTCAGCGCAGTAATTACGGCATGAAAGCCTATCTTCCCGAAGGACTCTCCAACAAAGTCCATATTCGGGTAGAAATTGAAGGTAAAAAAATCGCCTGA
- a CDS encoding M48 family metallopeptidase has protein sequence MRNPEKTMVQVADLNLQLTRKAVKNLRIMVYPPDGEVRVSAPWAMTDGDIRAAILARLSWIRQHQQQFQHQTPSPVLEYQSGETHSYLGQDYILRVHAVAGRGRIELRDAAFMDMYCPPEAAQAERQALLHKYYRQALKDRIPKIVARYEPILGVKVAEWGVKRMRTRWGTCNIRARRIWLGLELARYAEICLEYVVLHEMAHLLERLHNDRFRSILDAAMPDWRRVKNQLRSGSAPFC, from the coding sequence ATGCGCAATCCGGAAAAAACCATGGTTCAGGTGGCTGATCTGAACCTGCAGCTGACGCGCAAGGCGGTGAAGAATTTACGCATTATGGTTTATCCCCCTGACGGGGAGGTAAGAGTCAGTGCGCCCTGGGCGATGACAGATGGAGACATTCGTGCGGCCATTCTGGCCCGTTTGTCCTGGATCAGGCAGCACCAGCAGCAATTTCAGCATCAGACTCCGTCACCGGTTCTGGAATATCAATCCGGCGAAACCCATTCCTATTTGGGACAGGACTATATACTCCGGGTGCATGCAGTGGCTGGTCGCGGCCGTATTGAATTGCGCGACGCTGCCTTTATGGACATGTACTGTCCGCCCGAAGCGGCACAAGCTGAACGACAGGCTTTGCTCCACAAGTATTATCGTCAGGCACTAAAAGACCGCATTCCGAAAATTGTTGCCCGCTATGAACCGATTCTGGGTGTAAAGGTGGCTGAGTGGGGCGTTAAACGCATGCGCACTCGCTGGGGTACCTGCAACATCCGCGCGCGGCGCATCTGGCTTGGCCTGGAGCTTGCCCGCTACGCAGAAATTTGTCTGGAATATGTGGTGTTACATGAAATGGCTCATTTGCTGGAGCGCCTGCACAATGATCGTTTCAGGAGCATCCTCGATGCGGCCATGCCAGACTGGCGTCGGGTGAAAAATCAACTCCGCTCTGGTTCTGCCCCTTTTTGCTGA
- a CDS encoding TspO/MBR family protein, with amino-acid sequence MNMDHFALVSLISLAITLAVATTGSLFRPDAWYTRLQKPKGTPPPWVFPVVWTLLYIIMAFSAALIYVSPASPLRTVGLSLYGLQLLCNAAWSWLFFGRHQVLWALADLVLLLLLVLACFLVFMWITPLAAWLLLPYLLWLCVALYLNAATYRLNRFS; translated from the coding sequence ATGAACATGGATCACTTTGCACTGGTTTCCCTGATTAGTCTGGCTATTACCCTGGCGGTAGCAACAACGGGGTCACTGTTTCGGCCGGACGCCTGGTATACGCGCCTCCAAAAGCCCAAGGGCACGCCTCCACCCTGGGTTTTTCCAGTAGTCTGGACGCTGTTGTATATTATCATGGCTTTTTCGGCAGCGTTGATTTATGTCAGCCCGGCCAGTCCATTACGAACAGTGGGTTTGTCTTTGTATGGCCTGCAGTTGCTCTGTAATGCCGCATGGTCATGGCTGTTTTTCGGGCGGCATCAGGTGCTTTGGGCCCTGGCAGACCTGGTTTTGCTCCTGCTCCTGGTGTTGGCTTGTTTCCTGGTTTTTATGTGGATCACGCCGCTGGCCGCCTGGTTGTTGCTGCCTTATTTACTCTGGCTCTGCGTGGCGTTGTATCTGAATGCCGCGACCTATCGCCTGAATCGATTCTCCTGA
- the carA gene encoding glutamine-hydrolyzing carbamoyl-phosphate synthase small subunit, whose protein sequence is MQAVLALADGSIYRGTGFGSKGLAVGEICFNTAMTGYQEILTDPSYRGQIVTLTYPHIGNTGINPEDMEGSKIFCSALVLRNLPRTPSNWRSTQTLPDFLTQQGIPAIAGIDTRALTRRLRNGGAQNAALLVGAEVSESEALAAAREFPGLLGRDLVQDVAAQKSSEWLLASGQPEQGYQARPVSHPQYHVVVYDFGKKNNILRLLADRACRITLVPAKTPAAEVVALRPDGVLFSNGPGDPEALDYAQQAMRDIIAARIPTFGLCLGHQLLGIALGAKTIKMKFGHHGANHPVKDLRRGRVLITSQNHGFAVDAQSLPDCVRITHTSLFDGSLQGMAHNSLPVFSFQGHPEAGPGPHDASIIFDDFVVAMHQYGAQTHA, encoded by the coding sequence GTGCAGGCGGTCCTGGCATTGGCAGACGGCAGTATCTACCGGGGTACAGGCTTTGGCAGCAAGGGTCTGGCCGTCGGTGAAATCTGTTTTAATACAGCGATGACGGGTTACCAGGAAATCTTGACGGATCCTTCCTATCGCGGCCAAATCGTGACCTTGACCTATCCGCATATTGGCAACACCGGGATCAACCCCGAAGACATGGAAGGATCAAAAATATTCTGCTCGGCTCTGGTACTGCGTAATTTACCTCGTACCCCCAGTAACTGGCGCAGTACCCAGACGCTCCCCGATTTTCTGACCCAGCAGGGTATTCCCGCCATTGCCGGTATCGATACCCGCGCACTCACCCGCCGCCTGCGCAATGGCGGCGCTCAGAATGCGGCTTTGCTGGTTGGCGCTGAGGTGAGTGAAAGCGAAGCCCTGGCTGCCGCGCGCGAATTTCCCGGCTTGCTGGGTCGGGATCTGGTGCAGGACGTGGCAGCGCAAAAATCTTCGGAATGGCTTTTGGCCAGTGGCCAGCCCGAACAGGGTTATCAGGCGCGGCCCGTCAGCCATCCGCAATATCATGTAGTGGTTTACGATTTCGGCAAAAAGAATAATATATTGCGTCTGCTCGCCGACCGCGCCTGCCGGATTACCCTGGTGCCTGCCAAAACACCGGCAGCTGAAGTCGTCGCCCTGCGCCCGGATGGGGTGCTGTTCTCCAATGGGCCGGGAGATCCCGAGGCCCTCGATTATGCCCAGCAAGCCATGCGCGACATCATTGCGGCACGAATACCCACTTTTGGGCTCTGTCTGGGACATCAGCTACTCGGCATCGCCTTGGGTGCCAAAACCATCAAAATGAAATTCGGGCATCATGGTGCCAATCATCCGGTCAAAGACCTGCGCAGGGGTCGGGTATTAATTACCAGTCAAAACCACGGGTTTGCGGTGGACGCCCAAAGCTTGCCGGACTGCGTGCGTATTACGCATACCTCCCTGTTTGATGGCAGTTTACAGGGTATGGCCCATAACAGCCTCCCGGTTTTTTCCTTTCAGGGACATCCGGAAGCAGGACCCGGCCCCCACGATGCCAGCATCATTTTTGATGATTTCGTAGTTGCCATGCATCAATACGGAGCCCAAACCCATGCCTAA